In the genome of Metabacillus litoralis, the window TTGCGTTATTGTCTTTTGCTTTTTTATCATTATCACTAGTGTGTGGCATGATGATGCTCCTTTCAAACGAGTGTAAGCTTATCATTCCCACATGCTATTGCGAGTATGTGTTAAAGCTCATCATTTAAAAAGAAAATCGCTAGTGTCCCTGGTCCTGAATGGGCACCAATAACAGCACCTACATAGTTTATATAAATATCCTTAGGTTGAAATTCTTCTTGAATCAGTGCTTTCATTTCATTTGCGGACTCCTCATCATCACCGTGACTTATCGCGATTGTTTGATTTTGGAGATTTACTCCACGTTCTTTCATGATTTCAATTATTCGTTTAAATACTTTTTTACGTCCACGTATTTTCTCAAGAGGGATAAGCTTCCCATCTTCAACATGAAGTAATGGCTTAATATTTAATAAACCGCCAACAAATGCTGAAGCTTTGCTAATTCGTCCGCCGCGGGCTAAGTATTCTAGATTGTCAACGGTGAAGATATGCTCAACCTTTTGACAATAGGTTTTTACAGCGTTTTCAATTTCTTCCAACGTTTTTCCATTCTTTGCAAGCTCAACAGCAAACTTAACGGCAAGACCACAGCCGAGAGATGCGCATTTTGAATCAATAATTGTCAATTTAAAATCGGGGTACTCTTCTAACACTTCATTTCGCATCATCATGGCTGTTTGGTATGTACCTGAGAGTTCGGATGAAAACGCAACATATAAACTAGGTGTCCCCTTTTTAGCAAGCTCAGTAAAAACATCCTTAAATAAAGATGGAGTAATTTGAGATGTTTTAACTACGGTACCTTGCCGCATTTCTTCATAAATTTGTTTAGGTTTTATTTCTCTTTGATCCTCCAGTTGCTTCCCATTTAGTTCAACACTTAAAGGAAGAAAAGTAATTGAATTTTCCTGAAAATATTCAATTGGCAAATCAGATGCACTGTCAGCTAAAATGTGAACATTCATTTTAACACCTCATTTAACTTATAATAAGTTCTTTACGTTAATTTTAGTTTATCACTCCGGAGTTAAAATACAATCTTTGT includes:
- a CDS encoding DegV family protein, with the translated sequence MNVHILADSASDLPIEYFQENSITFLPLSVELNGKQLEDQREIKPKQIYEEMRQGTVVKTSQITPSLFKDVFTELAKKGTPSLYVAFSSELSGTYQTAMMMRNEVLEEYPDFKLTIIDSKCASLGCGLAVKFAVELAKNGKTLEEIENAVKTYCQKVEHIFTVDNLEYLARGGRISKASAFVGGLLNIKPLLHVEDGKLIPLEKIRGRKKVFKRIIEIMKERGVNLQNQTIAISHGDDEESANEMKALIQEEFQPKDIYINYVGAVIGAHSGPGTLAIFFLNDEL